From the Malus domestica chromosome 17, GDT2T_hap1 genome, one window contains:
- the LOC103404735 gene encoding uncharacterized protein, with the protein MVGLIPQLTLEDLDPVSKPKYSKDPPDSVDPRDLSVADSFLDFDSIEDWFKNIDMAETGQFKAEAIDAEYIGGGFELAGDGSVPIDCGSGCAVKVEGQMLEYSGCLIAEGLGKVNLLGGCEESSVLDGGNGMKSEVVSSVLDGGNGMKSEVVSCDTGEMKPVSNENGSEGLKSKIEGGNGMGSEMVSGNGGKSGAGNGESESESSESESESSESSSSSSSESSNSSDDDSSDDEEEENRKGKMNVEVQESNEGGEMEEGEIRDADGGEEEDKIFGMDNESEDDDDEDEMVAWADAETFDEGDGNEDDVGDLKGPIRSKNELEVLPPIPPVEVTLQPHHQMQPVGVVLSVLGTQVIVEGVEKHNPLNEGSILWVTESRSPLGLIDEIFGPVIQPYYVVRYNSESEIPSGIQTGILVSFVPEFADHVLNNKDVYRKGYDASGANDEEISDEAEFSDDEKEAEYRRMQKMSKRGMNDQNVGNKKNNRKWGKNKPGPWKNGQPSPQQAPMDAGKQPPNQHHHPFSPGVPSSAAVSQGLVSRNGLVPPFPAPTQVAGINTTSNGGWTNGVPFQPQNTSFPNGFPNNNFPSLPQYNPQYPYQMPIQNRMPFYQHAGAVLAGQQLNAFAGPVYSQGMMGQHGFNQTAFGLGLQGQPIPGQQFNAFAEPTVGQLGFNQNAFGMGLQGQPSHPIFNADQGMPSNGLHSEQNHNLPQSVANAGNVDSQQYDQGAPSNHGRRPSQRGGRNFGRRPSHRGGRNFGRGRGRQQSR; encoded by the exons ATGGTAGGGCTCATCCCTCAGCTAACACTCGAAGACCTCGATCCAGTTTCAAAGCCCAAGTATTCGAAGGACCCGCCCGACTCCGTTGATCCCAGAGACCTTTCGGTTGCAGATTCCTTCTTGGATTTTGATTCCATAGAGGATTGGTTCAAGAATATTGATATGGCGGAAACAGGGCAGTTTAAGGCTGAGGCGATTGACGCAGAGTATATTGGAGGTGGGTTCGAGCTGGCGGGTGATGGGTCTGTGCCGATTGATTGCGGGTCTGGTTGTGCGGTGAAGGTGGAGGGTCAAATGTTGGAGTATTCGGGTTGTTTGATTGCGGAAGGGTTGGGGAAGGTTAATTTGCTTGGAGGGTGTGAAGAAAGTTCGGTTCTTGATGGTGGGAATGGTATGAAGAGTGAAGTAGTGAGTTCAGTTCTTGATGGTGGGAATGGTATGAAGAGTGAAGTAGTGAGTTGTGATACCGGGGAAATGAAACCGGTGAGTAATGAGAATGGGAGTGAGGGTTTGAAGTCGAAGATTGAAGGCGGGAATGGGATGGGGAGCGAAATGGTGAGTGGGAATGGTGGGAAGAGTGGAGCAGGGAATGGTGAGTCCGAGAGTGAAAGCTCGGAGTCTGAGAGTGAGAGTTCAGAGtcgtcgtcatcatcatcatctgagAGTAGTAACTCTAGTGATGATGACAGCAGTGAtgatgaagaggaggaaaacaGGAAAGGGAAGATGAATGTGGAGGTGCAGGAAAGCAACGAGGGTGGTGAAATGGAAGAAGGTGAAATAAGGGATGCTGATGGAGGGGAGGAGGAAGATAAGATATTCGGTATGGAtaatgaaagtgaggatgatgatgatgaagatgaaatGGTTGCTTGGGCCGATGCTGAAACTTTTGACGAGGGAGACGGCAATGAGGATGATGTTGGAGATCTGAAAGGACCCATTAGGTCCAAGAATGAGCTTGAG GTGCTTCCCCCAATTCCTCCAGTGGAGGTGACTTTGCAACCACATCATCAGATGCAACCTGTGGGAGTTGTCTTATCG GTTCTTGGTACCCAAGTCATTGTAGAAGGGGTTGAGAAGCACAACCCTCTAAACGAGGGTTCGATTTTGTGGGTAACTGAAAGTAGATCTCCGTTGGGGTTGATAGATGAAATCTTTGGACCTGTCATACAACCTTACTATGTGGTGAGATACAATTCAGAAAGTGAAATACCTAGTGGAATACAAACAGGAATTTTGGTCTCTTTCGTTCCGGAGTTTGCAGATCATGTGCTTAATAACAAGGATGTTTACCGAAAGGGTTATGATGCATCTGGTGCAAATGATGAAGAGATATCAGATGAGGCAGAATTTTCAGATGATGAGAAAGAGGCTGAATACAGGAGGATGCAAAAAATGTCGAAGAGGGGAATGAATGACCAAAATGTTGGCAATAAGAAAAACAACAGAAAATGGGGTAAAAATAAGCCAGGACCCTGGAAAAATGGTCAACCTTCACCTCAGCAAGCACCAATGGATGCGGGTAAGCAGCCTCCCAATCAACACCACCATCCTTTTTCTCCAGGTGTACCATCTTCTGCTGCAGTATCACAAGGATTGGTTAGTCGGAATGGATTAGTTCCACCATTTCCAGCTCCTACACAGGTCGCTGGTATCAACACAACTTCAAATGGAGGTTGGACAAATGGAGTGCCgtttcagccacaaaacacaTCCTTCCCTAACGGATTTCCAAACAATAATTTTCCAAGTCTTCCACAGTATAATCCTCAATATCCTTATCAAATGCCTATTCAGAACAGAATGCCGTTCTATCAGCACGCTGGTGCTGTCTTAGCGGGCCAACAGTTGAACGCCTTTGCAGGACCTGTGTATTCACAAGGGATGATGGGTCAACATGGATTCAATCAAACAGCATTTGGGTTAGGTTTACAGGGCCAACCCATACCAGGCCAACAATTCAATGCCTTTGCAGAACCCACGGTGGGTCAACTTGGTTTCAACCAAAACGCGTTCGGGATGGGATTACAGGGCCAACCTTCTCACCCAATTTTCAATGCAGATCAAGGAATGCCATCAAATGGATTACATTCTGAACAAAACCATAATTTGCCACAATCCGTCGCAAATGCAGGCAATGTGGACAGCCAGCAATATGATCAGGGCGCACCTTCTAATCATGGAAGGAGACCCTCCCAAAGAGGGGGTCGTAATTTTGGAAGGAGACCCTCCCATAGAGGGGGTCGTAATTTTGGAAGGGGAAGAGGCAGGCAGCAATCGAGGTGA